A part of Anolis sagrei isolate rAnoSag1 chromosome 3, rAnoSag1.mat, whole genome shotgun sequence genomic DNA contains:
- the LOC132769768 gene encoding zinc finger protein 420-like, with the protein MEETSQAIQSNSLAKGGKIAFKAHNTIKMENEGDESIESGKGFSQHGHLKTHQKTHPGEKPYKCLECGQSFTQRRNLQSHERLHTGEKPYKCLECGHGFTRSGHLLSHQRTHTGEKPYKCLECGQSFTDGKNLRSHQRTHTGEKPYKCLECGKSFTQSGGLRTHERTHTGEKPYKCMECGMCFTESGSLHTHQRTHTGEKPYACLECGMSFTQKGQLRSHQRTHTGEKPYTCLECGKSFIEGGSLRSHQRTHSGEKPYKCLECGISFAQKGNLHSHLRTHTGEKPYKCLECGQSFSQSGDLRTHLRTHTGEKPYKCLECGQSFTRSGYLLSHKRTHTGEKPYECLKCGQSFSHSGSLRSHQRTHTGEKPYKCLECGQNFTQSGALRSHQRTHTGEKPYKCLECGQSFSYSGSLRSHQRTHTGEKPYKCLECGQSFTQSGDLRYHQRTHTGEKPYKCLECGQSFTQSRSLRSHQRTDTGEKSYTCLECGQDFTNSNCLRSHQRAHTREKP; encoded by the coding sequence atggaagagacctcgcaggccatccagtccaactccctggcaAAAGgcgggaaaatcgcattcaaagcacataaCACTATCAAAATGGAGAATGAAGGTGATGAAAGTATTGAATCTGGAAAGGGCTTTAGTCAGCATGGACATCTGAAGACACATCAAAAGACTCaccctggggagaaaccctacaaatgcttGGAATGTGGGCAGAGTTTCACTCAGAGGCGAAATCTACAGTCCCATGAAAGGttgcacactggggagaaaccctataaatgcctggaatgcgGACATGGCTTCACTAGAAGTGGACATCTactttcacatcaaaggactcacactggggagaagccttataaatgcctggagtgtggacagagcttcactgacgGAAAAAATCTACGTAGCCACCAAAGGACTCACACCggagagaaaccttataaatgcctggagtgtggaaagagcttcactcagagtggcgGTCTACGtacacatgaaaggactcacactggggagaaaccctataagtgTATGGAGTGTGGAATGTGtttcactgagagtggaagtctacatacacatcaaagaacacacactggggagaaaccctatgcatgcctggagtgtggaatgagCTTCACTCAGAAGGGACAGCTACgttcacatcagaggactcacactggagaaaaaccctacacatgcctggagtgtggaaagagcttcattgaGGGTGGAAgcctacgttcccatcaaaggactcactctggggagaagccatataaatgcctggagtgtggaataaGCTTCGCTCAGAAGggaaatctacattcacatctaaggactcacactggagagaaaccgtataaatgcctggaatgtggacagagcttctctcAGAGTGGAGACCTACGTACCCATCTAAGGACTCACACTggcgagaaaccctataaatgcctggaatgtggacagagctttactAGGAGCGGGTATCTCCTTTCACataaaaggactcacactggggagaaaccttatgaatgcctgaagtgtggacagagcttcagtcaTAGTGGAagcctacgttcacatcaaaggactcacactggagagaaaccctataaatgcctggaatgtggacagaactTCACCCAGAGTGGagctctacgttcacatcaaaggactcacactggggaaaaaccctataaatgcctggagtgtggacagagcttcagttACAGTGGAagcctacgttcacatcaaaggactcacactggagagaaaccctataaatgcctggaatgtggacagagcttcactcagagtggagacCTACGTtaccatcaaaggactcacactggggagaaaccttataaatgcctggagtgtggacagagcttcactcagagtagaagtctacgttcacatcaaaggactgaTACTGGGGAGAAgtcctatacatgcctggagtgtgggcaggaCTTCACTAATAGTAActgtctacgttcacatcaaagggcTCACACTAGGGAGAAACCATag